The DNA sequence CCCCCGTGCCGACCCTCGAATCGGTCCGCGAGATCACCCGCCCCCACAAGAGCCTCTTCGAATACTACGCCCTCCGCGCTCTCCTGGCGGGCCCCTTCTTCCTCCTGCCGCTCGTGCCCCTGTATTTCCGGTACCACACGCTCCGGTACCGCTTCGACGGGGAGGGGATCCACATGCGGTGGGGGATCCTCTTCCGCCGTGAGATCAACCTCACCTACGCGCGGATCCAGGACATCCACCTCGTGAGCAACGTGGTGGAGCGCTGGCTCGGCCTGGCCCGGATCCAGATCCAGACGGCCAGCGGGAGCGCCCGGGCGGAGATGACGA is a window from the Acidobacteriota bacterium genome containing:
- a CDS encoding PH domain-containing protein, which codes for MTTTPVPTLESVREITRPHKSLFEYYALRALLAGPFFLLPLVPLYFRYHTLRYRFDGEGIHMRWGILFRREINLTYARIQDIHLVSNVVERWLGLARIQIQTASGSARAEMT